A stretch of the Mustela nigripes isolate SB6536 chromosome X, MUSNIG.SB6536, whole genome shotgun sequence genome encodes the following:
- the SPIN4 gene encoding spindlin-4, translating to MSPPTVPPMGVDGVSAYLMKKRHTHRKQRRKPTFLTRRNIVGCRIQHGWKEGNEPVEQWKGTVLEQVSVKPTLYIIKYDGKDSVYGLELHLDKRVLALEILPERVPTPHIDSRLADSLIGKAVGHVFEGEHGTKDEWKGMVLARAPVMDTWFYITYEKDPVLYMYTLLDDYKDGDLRIIPDSNYYFPTAEREPGEVVDSLVGKQVEHAKDDGSKRTGIFIHQVVAKPSVYFIKFDDDIHIYVYGLVKTP from the coding sequence ATGTCACCCCCAACTGTGCCCCCAATGGGTGTAGATGGCGTCTCTGCATACCTGATGAAGAAAAGGCACACCCACAGGAAGCAGCGGCGCAAGCCCACTTTCCTCACGCGTAGGAACATCGTGGGCTGCCGCATTCAGCACGGCTGGAAGGAAGGCAATGAGCCCGTGGAGCAGTGGAAGGGCACTGTGCTCGAGCAGGTTTCCGTGAAGCCCACTCTCTACATCATCAAATATGATGGCAAAGATAGTGTGTATGGGCTAGAGCTGCACCTAGATAAGAGAGTTTTAGCGTTAGAAATCCTTCCTGAAAGAGTGCCAACGCCTCACATTGATTCGCGCCTGGCGGATTCCCTGATTGGCAAAGCAGTGGGGCATGTGTTTGAGGGTGAGCATGGTACGAAAGATGAATGGAAGGGCATGGTTCTGGCGCGAGCTCCTGTGATGGACACTTGGTTTTATATAACTTATGAGAAAGATCCTGTCCTTTATATGTACACGCTGCTGGATGACTACAAAGACGGTGACCTGCGCATCATTCCAGATTCCAACTACTATTTCCCTACAGCAGAACGGGAGCCTGGAGAAGTGGTCGACAGCCTCGTGGGCAAGCAAGTGGAACACGCCAAAGATGACGGGTCCAAGAGAACCGGCATATTTATCCATCAAGTGGTGGCCAAGCCATCCGTCTACTTCATTAAGTTTGATGATGATATTCACATTTATGTCTATGGCTTGGTGAAAACCCCCTAA